The Arachis hypogaea cultivar Tifrunner chromosome 14, arahy.Tifrunner.gnm2.J5K5, whole genome shotgun sequence DNA window GATGTGGGTGAcataaagagaaagagagagagagtgaaagggaAAGGGAATGGCCGAATGGGAATAGGCTTTTCAAAGTTTTACTTTTACTCTTTTGTTAGTGTTACTCATCCTATAAACTATAAAGTTCTTGTTGCTTCCATCACCCCACATttacacaataataataataataataataataataataataataataataatagtactaCCCTTCCAATATCAATATTTTATACACATATTAACACCTTAATTCTACCATTGGAGTGAACTATACGTATCACGTCCAATGCCCCGCATGGTAGGATGCATGATATGCATCCCCTTATGCTATTCTTCATTATTAAAGCTAAACTCTTGTGTAATTAATTAAAGAAACTCTTAAAAAAGGCTTGCATCCGCTTGTGGGATTAGGCGATATAGATATCAGAGAATAAATTTTAAGGTAAGATTGGTTTTTTCTTAGGTGATCGGGTAAAGTTTAATAGTTCCAAGCTAAACGTACTAAATCAATTTGCTTTCCAAACCAAAGTAGCGGACTTAGCACACGGTGCTTAAAGTTGACGTATGATAAAAAACTTCCATTTCCTTGGAGAAGAAGATGGGGAAGCTATAAGAGAGAATCTGCGCGCATTTTGGAGAAAAAGATGCAACCGTATAATGTTAAATcgaaatatatatagaaaaagagttAGCTAAAAAAAGATACAGGTcacataaagagagagagagagtgaaagggaataggaatggccgaatgggaATGGACTTTTCAAAGTTTTACTTTTACTCTTTTGTTAATGTTACTCATCCTATAAACTATAAAGTTCTTGTTGCTTCCATCACCCCACATTTacaccataataataataatagtactaCCCTtccaatattaatattttatacatatattaacGCCTTATTTTATATTCCTATACATTTTGTACCAGTGCAACATCCAATTGAATATTCCTttttctagaaaaaaaaaaaaaacaataacaatAGTTACTCAATATCTAATTGAATCTATTTACAAACTTTATAAGTTAAAGTTGCTAATCGAGAATTTAATTAAACTATAGAtacctaaaattaattatttatgtttaattcgataaaaaatttgagtgatacaaattaaattatataaacaatTGCTTAATGGAAATTAGAAAGTAAATTATCCTCtttgatatataattatataataaatttatcatatatttttatcgCATAAAATCATGGCACTTCTAATCAATTCCATTTGATAGTTAAGGTTGATACAAAGATAAGTTTTGAAATatgcattaaatataaaaaagttattaCAAGCATTAAATGAacacataaatatatttattatataataatatacaacaaaaaaaaataaataaaaatgattagcAAACACGTGGCTACATCAGGGACGTAAGGAACGGAGCGTTGAATTGTGAGTTGTGAAGAGTGAGGAAGGAGCATAATAACGATGCAGTGAAAATATCAATTATCAAGTGCAGAGTGAAATGGGGGAGCTTTATGCTTTGGACTTCGATGGAATCCTCTGTGATAGCTGCGGTGAGAGCTCTCTCTCTGCTCTCAAGGTACTGTaccctctctcctttctctcttacTTGTTTTTTCATTTCAAGTTTTCACTTTTTCATTAACTAGGATACCTTTCAGGCTGCGAAAGTGAGATGGCCTTCTTTGTTTCATGGCGTGGATTCCGCCACTCAGGATTGGATTGTTGACCAGATGCATTCAGTAATTAATCTCATATTCACTACTTACTTCTTAtgcatttttttaatcaattagttaattattatgtTTATGCCTTTGTTTTTTGCTAAATTGCTTTATAATTTAGATGTTATGTGTTTTGGTTCTGAAAAACTGTTAACTGCTTATCAACTTATTCGATTTGGAAATAACAACAGAGGCCTCAAATTATAGAAAGGGAATCAGAGACAAAATTATTTTGCTTTCAAATAAATTTCCTTGTTTTAGAAGAGTACCATTATGAGGTGCAATGCATGTGTCAAGCTCACTTCTTTGAGGAAGTAATTGATTTTTCCTCTAAGATTTCAGTAGGACTTTGATTATAAAATTGTTCCAAAActttgttttattgttaattaaaCAACACACTGTTTCTCGCTAACTTTGTTGCCTTTTTTATTGTTAATCAAGTTTTATTCCCTCAAAATATGAACATTTTCCGgttttaatcatttttttttgtaaagatTTAGTTACTTGCATATGATGTTGTGAATATTTTACTCAAAAATATTGAGCTTTCAAAAACATTGCTTTGAATATGGTGAATAAATAGGCCAGTTTTCATTCTGAAGATGAACTTCCATAGTTGTCTGTGTTATAGGTCCGACCGGTTGTAGAAACTGGATATGAAAATGTTTTACTTGTGAGATTGTTGTTAGAGACCAGAATACCTTCCATCAGGAAGTCTTCAGTGAGTACAATGTCTTATCTCTGATCTTTAGCATTTATCAGTGGAATTTGCATCTGCTTTTGACTGATGCCTACGTTTTTTTGCAAGGTTGCAGAGGGGCTCACGGTTGAGGGTATATTGGAAAATTGGTCCAAGTTGAAGCCTGTTATCATGGAAGAGTGGAGTGAGAATAGAGAAACTTTGATAGATCTTTTTGGAAAGGTTAGAGATGAATGGTTGGAGCAGGATTTCGCTACTTGGATCGGTGCAAATAGGTAACCAAATTAAACCTTCTGAGCTGTGATTAGTTTAGCATATTTATATCACATGAAGGAGATCTACTACTACTAATTCGTGATGTTTGTCTATAGATTCTATCCTGGTGTTTCTGATGCATTAAAATTTGCAAGCTCGAGAGTGTACATTGTCACCACGAAACAGGTCAGCGTCCAACCTTCTTTTTGACCCTAGCTAGGGGATGATAATCCTGTCAACAGAAACTTTTGTCTAAGTATTAATGAAAAATACTCCATTCCATAATATTTTTACTTTCGAAAGTCAATGTATCTTGATATAAATTGCaagtaaatatataaaatttttttaatgcaccGAATTTCAAGGTGACAATTATTTTGGAATGAAAGAGTAAGAGAGAAAGGAAGATAATGTTGTCCTAATACGACTTATGCACCTTTTGCAATTTTACATCATGTCCCCTGTTCATTTTGTATCTTTATCATTTCTTTTGTAATTTTAGAGCCGTTTTGCTGATGCTTTACTCCGAGAGATTGCTGGGGTGACAATTCCACCTGAAAGAATATATGGTCTAGGATATATTCGTCTAAAATAATGTCCAGTGATGctttaacatttttttcttttcttttctcttgctTTATTTTTTGAAAGGAAATTCACTTTCCTTGCACCATCTTTGGTTTTACCGGTAGGCCTAAGGTTGAAGTGCTGAAGCAGCTTCAAAAGAGACCAAAGCACCAAGGACTCACACTTCAGTAAGATATTGTGCTACTAGAACTAATTATACATCATTCTGGTTATTGTAATTTCTACTGGAACTCTATTATTGCTTACCTGAAATTAACTCTTTTAACCAGCTTTGTTGAGGATCGGATTGCTACCTTAAAAAATGTCATCAAAGAACCTGAGTTAGATCAATGGAATCTGTATTTAGGTAGCTTCCTTTTGTATTTCTTAACCAGTTTATAATTGGAATGGATTCTCTCATGGGAAAATATTACATGACATCATGATACGTATGGTCGAGTGTGCCTGATAAGTGTAATTGTTTTTGGGATCAGGGAACTGGGGTTACAACactcagaaagagagagaagaagctgCGGCTATCCCCAGAATTCAAGTTCTCGAGCTGTCGGACTTCAGTAAGAAGTTGAAATGATTGTTTGTTGCCTTCATTGAATTTTCACTTTTTCAGGCGTCAGCATTGAACTGATCATTTTGTTACCATCTCATTTATAAAGAAAGTCAGTTTGTTGTGACCACAATCTTTCTATTTAAAATGGCTGCTGTAACTGTATCCTCTAATGTTATATAGAGAAATGTTTTTTCAGTACATAGTAATATagtatatacacacacacaataAATTGACAGTTGATTATTGAAACTCAAAACTGGTTTTCATTATGTAAGTGTTATGTTCAATAAGAAAAGATAGATAATAGATAGATCTACACTCTTGGATGAAGGCAATGTGTTGAATTTACACATATATAACTGAGTTTGTTTTTATTTGGGTGGCTAAATATATTAAGTTATCACAATGTggaaataaatagaggaaataTGTGCCTCAAATGAAGCTGCAAGATCAATGTGGAAGATTCCAAAAAATACGACGCCACTCATAGTCATATGTGAATGTCTATTTCGAAAGCAAATATTATTTGTGGTAATACTACGCTGAAAAAAGGTACCGAAATATTTCGAGGATTTACTACACATCTTCCTCTTAGAAGGCAGTTTTGGTCTCCGTCAAAGTTATGCAAAATGGTAAAAATATTAATGCATAGATAAAATTATATTGTAATGCACGAAAACTTAAACAACAAATTCCATCAAGATAAAGTCGCCTATATTGATCCAACAGTATTATTATATTCAGTTATATATCATGTCTATAATAAATTCATTTATGCTGTAGATGAGCTTAATTAATAAGGTAACGGTAGCTTTTTTTACTCAAACTTAGATATGGTACCATAGGCATTTTCTTTAAAGATCTAACATGCAAACCAAAAAATGTAATCTTACACTGTTAGGCTgtgtttgtttacagagacaggacaTTGAGATACAAAATCGTATTTGACAGAAGAGACATGGATAGAGACAATGTGTCCAAAGATactgaattaatatattttgtgtccatcctgaaaGGAAGGACACGAAAAtactaacaagggacacaacttattttttattttttttttcattatttttgttagttttttataattatattttttattgttatatttttcatctcaaattttttgaatgaaaaaaaagagaataaattaaattttcataatttgttctagtttatcaccaaacagaatacaagaacacaaaattttatatttctgtccatcagtgtcttgtcctaTCTTATTTTCAATGTCTTGTCCTGTCCTATTCttaaaaacaaacgcagccttaaaGTGTGTTTAGTTTAGAATTTGTTAAGCCACCTAAGCATGGCACCTTTTCAAGGGCATCAAGGCGAATTTTTTTACTTAGATAAGTTTTTAAAGAATAGACATAATTCATAAAAATTACAATCATGTTAAATGTATTAAAAATGTCATTTACAAAAACTTAGATTaaatgagaaaagaaagaaactattggcattattaaaatatttttacttaaaactaaagtttcaaaaattaaatcagtGATCAAACTAGTagaattaaaagtttaaaagttTAAAGATTTAATCGAAGATAAAccggatataataatataatatatttatatatatgaaatatataatttttttgaaaaaatattttattttaaatcagtTAACCGCTATAAAATGAGATCAATTTGATCGGTTAATCAATTATTGATAATCAAATTTTATCTTAATAAATAGTACTGATTTAATAATTTGTTTTTGGTTaatcaaacaattttttttttattttcgatctAATTCTCACGACAATACTTAAAACTATAACCTATATAATCAACTTGGGTTGgttgagtggtcagctcactcacccgcttaagcaagtgtcgggggttcgaatcccggtGCATGCAACAACCCATTGgtcccttaaatggagctcagatccaCGATGGATTAGTCCTTGACTTGTCGGGTTGGGGATACGTGGGCAACCAAAAAAAAACTATATCCTATATAAAACAATTTATAGTAATAATAAGTTAGTTagaaggtggaaactcaggtgtagtagtcaacttcacgtaaagttaataactaagaaCGGTTTTACGTCAGCATTTAAATCATGTGGAATTTATTTTTCacgtcagcatttaattttttttaaatatatgttatatcaccatttttactaaaatacccctttaattaaataaaaataaaaaaatattttttattgaattttacaAAAAGAGTTAAAcatcctttttttatttaattagacaaaaatatccttttaaattaattaaattttaaaattcaattaatcttaattttataatttcaaataatttaaacaacaaaacaaaaacatattaaaaaaacaaaaaattaaaattattcttcATGTGGATTAAAcatattataaaaacaaaaaactaaaatcGTTCACGCCTCTGAAGATTTCTGAAATCTTCTTCTCTGCTCTTGCTatcctctctctctgtctctctctgctCGATCTCTATCAATCTTTCTCACTGCGCGTCGGACGCAAgatctctccctctctcctctcTTGTCTCGCAATCGAGCTCATCGCCGGTGTTTCAACGTCTCACGGCCTTCCCTGGGCTCCTCCTCTCCGGCGACAGAAGCACTCGTCGGATCGTCGTCGCCCGTCGtcagcgcagatggaactgccactagtctgaaggaagcgcagacggaactgccgcttgtctgaaggaagcgcagacggaactgccgctatccgaaggaagtgcagacggaactgccagaaagaaacgcagacggaactgccacaaggaaACACGCCGACGAAACTGCGACGGGAAAATGTAGACGGAACTGCCACGGaaaaacgcagacggaactgccacgggAGAACACAGACAGAACTGtcacgagagaacgcagacggaactggcACGAaagaacgcagacggaactgccgaaagagagagaaaactatatgatttcttcatgaaaATAGGTAAACAACGGATGATaatggtgtttgatcattcgaCTCGGAAAAAACACAAGACAGAGAAAATAAGCTAGTCGATGAGGTAAAAAGTATCAAAGGAGtgacaaaaagaaaaggagaatagcatagaaaaatataaaaactacggtgatttcatcgcaaggaaaacaacctatcctcttcaaggaggataccatggctctgataccatgttagaaacaagagactgggAGAGGaatctgaaaagtgtattattcagTTGTGATCAAGTTGTCCATTCAAGTTGTCTAGAATGttacaatataaaagggtatttataggtactaagagaatcgtaataataaagacgtaatctcctacaataaatattcagatatactaaataatactaattgatcctaattgatcctaattatattctaacagtcCTCTTCTGGGCTGGGGTCCTCTTCGTCACCCAGTCGCCCTTGGTAAGTCCATGCATCATCACTTCCCCTGTTCTCCCTTTCCCAGATTGCCTTCTCCCTATATTTTGAGATGATGTTGAATTGGTAATCAATTAATTTGTTAGTGACTGaatcttgaatttgttgctgtctTGCTGAATAATCAccgagtttaatttttttttctttgctaaaAATCATCAGAGTTGATTATCATCgaaccttgaatttgttgctAGCTTGCTCAAACACCCCCTATTATCTTTTCTATGCACTACTTGGGTATGTTACAGTTTTCATATGACCGGGCTTACAATTTGTTGCTGTCTTGCTCAAACACCCCCTATTATATTTATCTCTACAGTCTTCATATTGTACATTGCTTCAtgatttcagtttgtttttgcatGATATACTTCAACTGATAGCTTGTTTCCCctgaatgaattaaaataaaggtgaatcactagttcccttaatcACTTAGGTgacacctttgagaaggcttttgAGGTAACTTCTCTGTCTTATATGTTTCCACCTTAGAATTGGTTTATGTCCACAGTTCATAACAAGTTACATGACTTTGTTTGAATTAGTTGGGAAATGTTTCTTCCACGCTTGAAACATCAAACCTGATCTATGTCTATTAATGATGTTTTATTATAGGGTAACAATGTAGTAACATCTTGCTTTCAGAAAAAAACAGAATTGTTAACTAGCTGAGACACATAGTTAACTACTAATTTGATTCTTCATTATCTGGTGTATGGGAATTGTATCATTTCAAGTATTGAAACAACATAACATTGTTCATCTCATTGCTGCTTCTCAAATTTCTTCAGGAAGGTCGAATGATCGTGGAGAGCAAGACAGCAGAACTGAAGACTCAAATCCGGCTTAAAGGAAGTCACGAGGACAATGAATCACAACTCAAGGCATCTCGAGAAGTATTGCCAACTATGTAATTGTGTGTTCTTGCCTCACTAATTTTTTTGACATagtattatgtaattaaatacatctataaattatttttatagacaatatatcaagattaatttttttttaattactaaagtgaaaagatcaatatgtatTACGCGGCATATATTCGAGTCAGTTTATGAGCTAATGAGCTGAGTTTATTTAAGCTTAAgttcgactcatttaatttatgagtttaAATTTAAGCTCAAGTTCGGCTCACCAGCTCATGATTTCAACTTATCGAACTATTAATGAGTCGAACTCGAGTTGGCTCCTGAGCTGGTTTGATTCACTTCTAACCTTAGTGATgagaagagaaatttttttttatggcgGTAATAATAGTTGTTTCAGTATGAAAATATGAGATggctgaaagaaaaaaaaaagaaaaaaatagataaaattataatttcacaataaaattattttaaaatatttaaatataaaatatgattattatataattaataaataatttaaattctagccatcaattcaaattttcaatagttataatttataaaaaaatttagttcatgaaaaatcaaaatattcttttttttcttcattaaaGAAGGCTCCataaaattattatcttattaagTAGTgtatacaaagaaaaataaaaaaaaaatattaaaataccaTTAACTATAATTAagtaaaatgaaataaatatattAAGTTTCATATCGATTATATATAATGTAAGAATCATATAGAAGCATATTAAGtttcatatataatattaaaattctcCTAAAACTCTAAGCAATCAGAATCTTATAGGATTCATCCAGTATAATGCAATACAAGTTTGGTTGGAGGGAAAAAAAATaagtgaaattttttatttataatacacTATTTAAAAAGAATATCTTATTGTGTTAGTAATATTTTACGTGTagatttaaaaagtaaaaatatttaaatttatttttatttttatgagttaaaattttttataatcaaatattgAACTcactctaaaattttaatttaatataaaatttatctattttttttctttaaacttagattttatcttttattattttatcatttataaatattaaatgaccttttcatatataaaatacttttgtcaaaaaaaatgaaattataaatttatattttagtatcatcttaattatttttattgattgtctaattctaatattaatataaaaaatatattacattCATAAATGAAATATATTCTAATAAAAAACTCTTGATTCAATCATAAATAAGTTTTATTAAATTCAAATAAGAGAACAAAAAAAAGGGATATATCTACCTAAGAAAATTGTTTGATGTGCTATGCAAATTAAATGCACACGTCTTATAGGGTTGACTTAAAACTTAGCTTGAGCCCAACTACCTTGAGTAAGGGAATGTATTTGCTGCTCTAGTTAAAATTGCCACACACTAAATACATGAAGaacactttaaaaaaaaaaaaagaaacaaaatgaagaataaattaaagtaaaacctGACTTatagaataattatataatagcttttgtaattaaaataataattttataatcaaaatataatACTTGATACacttttattgtaattaaattaaaaatttctttttttttaaattaaggagattttttttatcttttttatattttatcctcTTTTCACTactacatttttttatatattaatattagttattaatttaacaattaaaatgtaacacataatatttttttattacaattaaaattaaaatatatcgtTAATGTAACAATCAAAATGTATCACATTGTActctattttattataattaaaataatattttttttttcaaaactaataaattttctctcttttcttcactcatttttttttaggattttaatcaATATGCCACAATTTCTAAAAGTTATTATCTAAACATGTCACATAATATTctctttttgtaattaaaatatatatatatatatatatatatatatttttaaattgaagaCCTCTCTCCTTTTTTGTTTCTCTATTTCTCTTCCTCCTTTATCACTCTAtctcttatatatattattaataatttattatatctaTTACATATTACTAATTTCacaaccaatatatatatatatatatatatatatatatatatatatatatatatatatatatatatataacactttctaattacaatttaattaaaaaaaaatttacaaatcaaTGAAGtctcttctttctcctcttctcttttctatgttccctCTCTACTCACATAgctcttttatatattattactaaTTATTAGTTGAtcatttaacaatcaaaatatatcacataatattttttattataattaaaactactttattatatatttttaatttgataatcaaAATGTGCCACATAATACTCTTTTTTATTGTACttgaataaattttatatttctttatttaataaattttttaatatttattataagaatattaaatattattaatttttaagttataataaaaaatcaaatattagaatataatttattttaaaaaaaatttataattctataatattattactaataaaaatactaatatttttctaatacaATTTCATTCATATATAGTATTTAAGTAACAGGATATTAATAAAGTTCAAGATGTTGATTGATATGATGTAATAAGAGAATATCTATGACTAATTAAAAGACGATCATTCAAAAATCAAACTATTTAAAAACCTATTTACATAACAACATTAAAGGAAAATATCTATGAAGCAAAGAATATATAGTTTTTTTGAGACAAAAAGTGTGCACGTGTGAT harbors:
- the LOC112744131 gene encoding uncharacterized protein isoform X3 translates to MGELYALDFDGILCDSCGESSLSALKAAKVRWPSLFHGVDSATQDWIVDQMHSVRPVVETGYENVLLVRLLLETRIPSIRKSSVAEGLTVEGILENWSKLKPVIMEEWSENRETLIDLFGKVRDEWLEQDFATWIGANRFYPGVSDALKFASSRVYIVTTKQSRFADALLREIAGVTIPPERIYGLGGRPKVEVLKQLQKRPKHQGLTLHFVEDRIATLKNVIKEPELDQWNLYLGNWGYNTQKEREEAAAIPRIQVLELSDFSKKLK
- the LOC112744131 gene encoding uncharacterized protein isoform X2, which encodes MGELYALDFDGILCDSCGESSLSALKAAKVRWPSLFHGVDSATQDWIVDQMHSVAEGLTVEGILENWSKLKPVIMEEWSENRETLIDLFGKVRDEWLEQDFATWIGANRFYPGVSDALKFASSRVYIVTTKQEIHFPCTIFGFTGRPKVEVLKQLQKRPKHQGLTLHFVEDRIATLKNVIKEPELDQWNLYLGNWGYNTQKEREEAAAIPRIQVLELSDFSKKLK
- the LOC112744131 gene encoding uncharacterized protein isoform X1; the protein is MGELYALDFDGILCDSCGESSLSALKAAKVRWPSLFHGVDSATQDWIVDQMHSVRPVVETGYENVLLVRLLLETRIPSIRKSSVAEGLTVEGILENWSKLKPVIMEEWSENRETLIDLFGKVRDEWLEQDFATWIGANRFYPGVSDALKFASSRVYIVTTKQEIHFPCTIFGFTGRPKVEVLKQLQKRPKHQGLTLHFVEDRIATLKNVIKEPELDQWNLYLGNWGYNTQKEREEAAAIPRIQVLELSDFSKKLK